One genomic region from Lathamus discolor isolate bLatDis1 chromosome 21, bLatDis1.hap1, whole genome shotgun sequence encodes:
- the LOC136024419 gene encoding AN1-type zinc finger protein 5-like — MAQETNQTQVPLLCTTGCGFYGSPRTNGMCSVCYKEFLQRQQSSDRISPPASSGPNSSPVASDSIAGQHVEGDSSPEDAKASAQTPVTHQMTAMSISREENSSETEELIKTEEASSASSSSGTLLETPQNTAEGKAASEKPKQKKNRCFTCRKKIGLTGFDCRCGNLFCAIHRYSDMHACPYDYKAEAAEKIRKENPIVIAEKIQKL; from the exons ATGGCTCAGGAGACGAACCAGACCCAGGTGCCTCTGCTGTGTACCACAGGCTGCGGATTCTATGGCAGCCCCCGGACCAACGGGATGTGCTCCGTTTGCTATAAGGAGTTTCtccagagacagcagagcagtgaCCGGATAAGCCCCCCAG CATCCAGTGGTCCCAACAGCAGCCCCGTGGCTTCGGATTCAATTGCGGGGCAGCATGTGGAAGGAGACTCCAGCCCTGAGGATGCAAAAGCCAG TGCTCAGACTCCTGTGACCCATCAGATGACGGCCATGAGCATatccagagaagaaaacagcagtgagaCAGAAGAACTCATCAAGACAGAAGAAGCCTCGTCAGCATCTTCCTCATCAG GTACCCTGCTTGAAACACCCCAGAACACAGCTGAGGGCAAGGCAGCctcagaaaaacccaaacagaagaAGAATCGCTGCTTCACTTGCCGCAAGAAGATAGGGCTGACTG GCTTCGACTGCCGCTGCGGGAACCTGTTCTGTGCCATCCACCGGTACTCTGACATGCACGCCTGCCCCTACGACTACAAGGCAGAAGCTGCTGAGAAGATCCGTAAGGAGAACCCCATTGTTATCGCTGAGAAGATCCAGAAGTTGTGA